A window of the Besnoitia besnoiti strain Bb-Ger1 chromosome VI, whole genome shotgun sequence genome harbors these coding sequences:
- a CDS encoding hypothetical protein (encoded by transcript BESB_069130) codes for MPPEQDRRKGKERPQKGEVTQAPRGGFKRRARFVSFPRSSLPSNTDVAKMKPRRPGKRSCQRGLEISFDPKKQREFIDGFAKRKAQRRQAAAEQAAQREKEERRRLKREKQELMMKHLADLDEARKNAALAHARAPLRRKGKSLSEKENVQRWIRRTRVSYRLSCTRRDWRRRHSRALAREDSLIESELSSSCAAEHEPAPTSREEKRKKGDKNETSKRKKRTEREGDARESARPARKAKFEKKGRDALAEGGEGGEGGIEREASSRKADAAASQKRFQSVVEFLPSASPDASVADCERSPSSREAHDASLAPWLLGSVVTTSIGAFLDSFEATREGTAAGDAAASAASAGGELARVQPRSTTAEASAAHGAAGPPACGRALEKKAGRRAAKADAKTASAKKAKKKGKSRTQTKRGKGKRGKRPKKGRGRA; via the exons ATGCCGCCAGAACAGGACAGAAGAAAAGGGAAGGAGAGGCCTCAGAAGGGCGAggtgacgcaggcgccacggGGAGGCTTCAAGCGCCGCGCACGTTTCGTTTCTTTCCCGCGCTCGTCCCTTCCTAGCAACACAGACGTCGCGAAAATGAAGCCTCGGCGGCCAGGAAAGCGGTCTTGCCAACGTGGCCTAGAGATTTCCTTCGATCCAAAGAAGCAACG CGAGTTCATCGACGGATTCGCAAAGAGGAAGgcccagcggcggcaggcagctgctgagcaagccgcgcagagagagaaggaggagcggcggcgtctgaaGCGCGAG AAACAAGAACTCATGATGAAGCACCTCGCCGATCTCGACGAAGCGAGGAAAaatgccgcgctcgcgcacgcgcgagcccCCCTGCGGAGAAAAGGCAAGTCGCTCTCAGAGAAAGAGAATGTCCAGCGGTGGATTAG ACGCACTCGTGTATCTTACCGCCTCTCGTGCACACGAAGAGACTGGCGCCGGAGgcactcgcgcgccctcgcgcgcgaggattCACTCATCGAGAGTGAactttcttcctcctgcgctGCAGAGCACGAGCCTGCACCGACCTCCCGGGAagagaagcggaaaaaagGAGACAAAAACGAAACTtcaaagagaaaaaagaggacagagcgcgaaggcgacgcgcgcgagtccgCGCGCCCGGCAAGGAAAGCCAAATTTGAAAAAAAGGGGCGCGATGCGCTCgctgaaggcggcgaaggcggcgaaggcggcatcgagcgagaggcctcctcgcggaaggcagacgccgcagcttcGCAAAAGCGTTTCCAG AGCGTCGTAGAGTTCCTCCCGAGTGCGTCGCCGGACGCTTCGGTGGCAGATTGTGAacgctcgccgtcctcgcgagaggcgcacgacgcgagcctcgcgccgtGGCTGTTGGGAAGCGTCGTGACCACGTCGATCGGCGCGTTTCTCGACTCCTTCGAGGCAACGCGCGAAGGGACGGCTGCCGGAGATGCTGCGGCTTCAGCGGCGAGTGCGGGCGgagagctcgcgcgcgtccagcCCCGCAGCAcgaccgcggaggcctcggcggcgcacggcgctgcaggccctcctgcctgcggccgcgccttggagaagaaagccgggcgccgagcggcgaaggcagacgcgaagacCGCCAGCGCAAAGAAAGCTAAGAAAAAGGGAAagtcgcgcacgcagaccAAGCGCGGCAAAGGCAAGCGGGGCAAGAGACCCAAGAAAGGTCGCGGGCGGGCTTAA